From Butyricimonas paravirosa, one genomic window encodes:
- a CDS encoding GNAT family N-acetyltransferase translates to MKFVFRKATKKDIPALGRMMREVWETMEQKEWFAQYDAEKYITDLFNTRKGDVWQATDPITRQVAGIFIATYPGRGNENLGYDIGLSDPELSLVAHMDTIVVHPLYRGQGLQQKLTALAEQDLCSRGFRYFMCTVHPDNKYSKDNMEKQNYKVVKEALKYGGLLRLIFLKIVSQP, encoded by the coding sequence ATGAAATTTGTATTCAGGAAAGCCACAAAAAAGGATATTCCCGCTCTCGGTCGGATGATGCGGGAGGTTTGGGAGACCATGGAGCAGAAGGAATGGTTTGCCCAGTATGATGCAGAGAAATATATCACGGATTTATTCAATACACGAAAAGGAGATGTCTGGCAAGCAACAGACCCGATAACCCGACAAGTAGCAGGCATTTTCATCGCGACGTACCCGGGACGTGGGAACGAGAATTTGGGATACGACATCGGGTTGTCCGACCCGGAACTTTCACTCGTTGCCCACATGGACACAATTGTCGTACATCCTCTCTACCGGGGCCAAGGCTTGCAACAGAAACTGACTGCATTAGCGGAACAGGATTTATGCTCCCGAGGATTTCGGTATTTCATGTGTACGGTTCACCCGGACAATAAATATTCAAAGGACAACATGGAAAAACAGAATTATAAAGTCGTGAAAGAGGCGCTCAAATATGGTGGTTTACTGCGACTTATATTTCTAAAGATCGTATCTCAACCATGA
- the bla gene encoding class A beta-lactamase, subclass A2: MTHVNIAPRKLFFILFLLVLPVVIKAEQKELEEQLRKVIANKKAQIGIAVIINSKDTITINNDARYPMMSVFKLHQALAVADYCEKKGLSFDTPIYIRKADLKTDTYSPLRDLYPDGEISLPIKELLEYTLHLSDNNACDILFQQTGGTEATDHYIRSNLGMRHFAIKATEDEMHQDKNKCYQNWSTPLETARIIELLLNVRLFDDEYQGFIKTTMMSCETGKDRLARPLQGNKAIIGHKTGTGDRNNKGQIIGMNDVGFVYLPDGQSYTIAVFIKDSEESEAATARIIADISKTVYRHVTNNSHE; encoded by the coding sequence ATGACACACGTTAATATAGCACCCCGAAAACTATTTTTTATTCTCTTTTTACTCGTGTTACCGGTTGTAATCAAGGCCGAGCAGAAGGAATTAGAGGAACAATTACGAAAAGTCATCGCGAATAAAAAAGCACAAATTGGTATTGCCGTAATCATTAATAGTAAAGACACGATCACGATTAATAATGACGCACGTTACCCGATGATGAGCGTGTTCAAGTTGCATCAAGCTTTAGCAGTTGCCGATTATTGCGAGAAGAAGGGCTTGTCTTTCGATACACCTATTTATATTCGTAAGGCTGATCTGAAAACGGACACGTACAGCCCGCTCCGAGACCTGTACCCGGATGGAGAAATTTCTCTCCCGATAAAAGAATTACTAGAGTACACCTTGCATTTAAGCGATAATAATGCCTGTGATATTCTTTTCCAGCAAACCGGAGGCACGGAGGCTACGGATCACTACATCCGCTCCAATTTGGGCATGAGACATTTCGCGATCAAGGCCACCGAAGACGAGATGCACCAAGATAAAAACAAATGCTACCAGAATTGGAGTACCCCACTTGAAACGGCAAGAATAATTGAATTACTGTTGAACGTGCGGCTATTCGATGACGAATACCAAGGATTTATCAAAACGACCATGATGTCCTGCGAAACGGGAAAAGATCGGTTAGCCCGCCCTCTGCAAGGAAACAAAGCAATCATCGGTCATAAAACCGGGACCGGTGACCGGAATAACAAAGGACAAATCATCGGGATGAACGATGTCGGGTTCGTGTACTTACCCGATGGCCAAAGCTACACGATCGCTGTTTTTATAAAGGATTCAGAAGAAAGCGAGGCCGCAACAGCCCGAATTATCGCAGATATTTCAAAAACGGTATATCGACACGTTACGAATAACAGTCACGAATAA
- a CDS encoding RNA polymerase sigma-70 factor: MDRGRVSYMRIMIGNDLNSDSFESLFKSHFGDLVGFVCSYVNDEEVAKDIVHDVFLVVLKNQKKLDTSYSLKSYLFTLSKNYALNYLKHLRVVAMNEREVVEALQNADEELDDYEQRMARLNEKLDELPEKQREVLMKCFVEGQTYKDVADEMGISVNSVKTHISRGLKFLRNELKEEMVMLFLLKRERV, encoded by the coding sequence ATGGATAGAGGTCGTGTTAGTTATATGCGTATCATGATAGGAAATGATTTAAATAGTGATTCTTTTGAAAGTTTATTTAAATCCCATTTCGGGGATTTGGTCGGATTCGTATGTAGCTACGTGAACGACGAAGAGGTGGCCAAGGACATCGTGCATGATGTGTTCCTCGTGGTGTTGAAGAATCAAAAGAAATTGGATACTTCTTATTCTTTGAAGTCCTACCTGTTCACCTTATCCAAGAATTACGCTTTGAATTATTTGAAACATTTACGTGTCGTGGCTATGAACGAACGGGAAGTTGTCGAGGCGTTGCAGAATGCTGATGAGGAATTGGATGATTATGAACAACGTATGGCCCGCTTGAACGAAAAACTCGACGAATTGCCTGAAAAACAACGGGAAGTACTGATGAAATGTTTTGTTGAAGGTCAAACATACAAGGACGTGGCTGACGAGATGGGAATTAGTGTAAATTCGGTGAAGACTCATATCTCACGAGGATTGAAATTCCTGCGAAACGAGTTGAAGGAGGAAATGGTGATGTTATTCCTGCTGAAACGGGAACGAGTATAA
- a CDS encoding TlpA family protein disulfide reductase has product MMKLIVCIVLTLTLSNVFGQESNNGKKLWADSFLNKKAPEFVVEEWISQQPKLKGKFILIDFWATWCGPCRKAIPELNEFAKKFGKKLVVIGISDETADKVKEMKDPNIEYYSAVDTKGVMKKALGVKGIPHVILIDPKGIVRWEGFPLLQGHELTAEVIEKIMKKYK; this is encoded by the coding sequence ATGATGAAGTTAATTGTATGTATCGTTCTGACATTGACCCTGTCAAACGTCTTTGGACAAGAGTCCAATAATGGAAAAAAATTGTGGGCAGATTCTTTTTTGAATAAGAAAGCCCCGGAATTTGTGGTGGAAGAGTGGATTTCCCAGCAGCCGAAATTGAAGGGAAAATTTATTTTGATTGACTTTTGGGCAACATGGTGTGGCCCGTGCCGGAAGGCGATACCCGAATTAAACGAGTTTGCTAAAAAATTCGGGAAAAAGTTGGTTGTTATCGGAATTTCCGATGAAACTGCCGATAAAGTAAAAGAGATGAAAGACCCGAATATCGAATATTACAGTGCGGTAGACACCAAGGGGGTAATGAAGAAAGCGCTTGGGGTAAAGGGGATTCCTCACGTGATTTTGATTGATCCGAAAGGCATTGTTCGTTGGGAAGGTTTTCCATTATTACAGGGGCATGAGTTAACGGCAGAGGTTATCGAGAAAATAATGAAGAAATATAAGTAG
- a CDS encoding FecR family protein, translating to MDYKNDDIEFANRLLTRREELNDEEVTAWLKEKDHVELLDEIAAIRQKLSGQSYGENGEEEFQHLEKSIYDQKSRRMTLRWSIAASIILLVGLFVGRTINEVRDMHEEQVLVKNVMQPGTSKAILMMADGKEVVLEQGQNLNILLNERVRVATNSRGIVYEEHGKGVVTEEYNKLTTPIGGEYSLVLSDGTKVFLNADSELKYPVEFSDGKRIVDLKGEAYFEVHKDSLRPFVVRMNGSEVTVLGTSFNVNTYGDDGQIYTTLVNGSVRVSSVKNGQAEVLKPGMQSVMDVQSGQLTVREVDVEPYVAWREGRFVFRAMTLDLIMRQLQRWYDFEVFYQNPELKDYEFRGVIKRDMDLDKVLSVIKVTTNVDFEVKGKVITIIKR from the coding sequence ATGGATTATAAGAATGACGATATAGAATTTGCCAATAGGTTACTTACTCGACGGGAAGAGTTGAATGACGAGGAAGTGACTGCATGGTTGAAAGAGAAAGATCATGTTGAGCTATTGGACGAGATCGCGGCGATCCGGCAGAAGTTGTCCGGACAAAGCTATGGAGAGAATGGTGAAGAAGAATTCCAGCATTTGGAGAAGAGTATTTATGATCAGAAGAGTCGCCGGATGACTTTGCGGTGGTCGATTGCCGCCTCGATTATATTGTTGGTCGGTTTATTCGTGGGGCGTACGATAAATGAGGTTCGGGATATGCATGAGGAACAAGTGTTAGTGAAGAACGTGATGCAACCCGGAACGTCAAAGGCTATTTTAATGATGGCTGACGGGAAAGAGGTGGTGTTGGAACAAGGGCAGAATTTGAATATTTTGTTGAATGAACGGGTTCGGGTGGCTACCAATAGTCGGGGTATCGTGTATGAAGAGCATGGAAAAGGGGTGGTGACAGAAGAGTATAATAAGTTGACAACGCCTATCGGGGGAGAGTATTCATTGGTATTATCGGATGGTACCAAGGTGTTTTTGAATGCGGATTCCGAATTAAAATATCCGGTAGAATTCAGTGACGGAAAACGAATCGTTGATTTGAAAGGTGAGGCCTATTTCGAGGTTCACAAAGATAGTTTGCGTCCTTTTGTCGTTCGGATGAACGGGTCGGAAGTGACTGTTCTGGGAACATCGTTTAACGTGAACACTTACGGGGATGACGGGCAGATCTACACGACGCTGGTGAACGGGTCGGTCCGGGTGTCTTCCGTGAAGAACGGGCAGGCAGAGGTGCTGAAACCGGGAATGCAGAGCGTGATGGACGTGCAATCGGGACAATTGACGGTGAGAGAGGTGGACGTGGAGCCTTACGTGGCATGGAGAGAAGGGCGGTTCGTGTTCCGGGCGATGACGCTGGATTTGATCATGCGCCAGTTGCAACGCTGGTATGATTTCGAGGTGTTCTACCAGAATCCGGAATTGAAAGACTACGAGTTCCGGGGCGTGATCAAAAGGGATATGGATCTGGATAAAGTGTTGTCCGTGATTAAAGTAACGACAAATGTTGATTTCGAGGTAAAAGGAAAAGTGATAACTATTATAAAACGTTAG
- a CDS encoding SusC/RagA family TonB-linked outer membrane protein produces the protein MKKKRSMCMNCTFRELFNLLRVMKIVILFMLIGLTHLSAEVRSQNASVSLKLKDATIEQVILEVEKQLKQDFFFSKKEVDVTRKISVNLNQATLDELVQVIFGESFGYRLVDNLIVITPKAVVAKEEEKTILMKGQVVDKGGDPLPGVTVLVEGTTVGCATDIDGKFSLPLPKELKDVVVVFRFVGMVTQKVKLADIKDKEILAGKKDLKVVMEEQTENLEDVVVTGIFTRKKEGFTGSATRVSRDEIKRMTSGNVLKALEMLDPGFRMNASNLAGSNPNAIPDFQMRGQASMGNYQSDDVVVLRGDVNTRPNQPLFVLDGVIGVDATTIMDLDPEQVESITLLKDAAATVIYGSEAANGVVVVETRAPLPGKLRFTYNGNYELEWPDLNVYDMMNAKEKLEIEELAGYYDQKDNLGLMNYYNNLRQEVMRGVNTYWLAEPVKTAFSHRHGLTVEGGDHTLRYKIYLGAKWAPGIMKETDLNTKTGKIDLNYRNNKILINNQLTVDYSNGTRVSPYGSFQDYTKINPYYRKTDEHGNIKQVLDDHSIGDNYEFVAYYGTPTLNPLWNAQFDSKNESRNFELREALKLEYLPFENFRLSLDFTLTRKDGTVEVFNSAQHNDFFLEEDPAKKGLYEWTKTEGTQYRLSLSGAYTKGLGDHLLTAYLRYSVNENSTKSTTLSMKGFPNDKLSEVYMGTEYKNTSGSESVARSLAFVMTLNYAYKQRYAFDYSMSVNASSEFGKNNRYAPFWSAGVRWNAEKEPFINNLGIFDELVVRGTYGITGSQGFTPYQSLQMYTYSNLMKTYKSSDVVGTEIYGLGNPDLKWQQTENYNASLDFTMFNNILSARFEYYEKYTKNTLLDYTMAPSVGFPTMKENLGRISNKGYEVTLRLMPYSDPARQAYWNVIFTGSHNKSRIEEISNALKVMNEKQMEIADEVEDPYVTGLEDKRKKRPLPRYENGYSQTTIWAVRSMGIDPQSGREVFLTRDGQLTNEYSAIDQVPVGDTEPKFQGSVSTTFTYKGFSLTLAGQYHWGGQTFNQTLIDKVENANLRMNADRRALYSRWKNPGDQVFFKAIDGDIAKMDTKESSRFVMDDNEFYFSTINLSYRLDGQKCDWLKRVGISAATIGVYMEDICRFSSIKMERGIDYPFSRQVSMSLNVTF, from the coding sequence ATGAAAAAAAAACGAAGTATGTGCATGAATTGCACATTCAGGGAACTTTTTAACCTATTGCGAGTGATGAAAATTGTGATTTTATTTATGCTGATAGGGCTGACCCACCTTTCAGCAGAGGTTCGCAGCCAGAATGCATCGGTTAGTCTGAAGCTGAAAGATGCTACGATTGAACAAGTGATTCTGGAGGTCGAAAAACAGTTAAAACAGGATTTCTTTTTTAGCAAGAAAGAGGTGGATGTGACAAGAAAGATTTCCGTGAATCTGAACCAAGCAACGCTGGACGAGTTGGTACAAGTGATTTTCGGAGAAAGTTTCGGCTACCGCTTGGTTGACAATTTGATCGTGATTACCCCGAAAGCGGTTGTTGCCAAGGAGGAAGAGAAAACGATTCTGATGAAAGGGCAGGTGGTGGATAAAGGAGGAGATCCTTTACCCGGAGTCACCGTTCTTGTTGAAGGTACAACGGTGGGATGCGCCACGGATATTGACGGGAAGTTTAGTCTTCCTTTGCCTAAAGAGCTAAAGGATGTGGTGGTTGTTTTCCGTTTTGTCGGGATGGTGACGCAAAAGGTGAAACTGGCAGATATTAAGGATAAAGAGATTCTGGCCGGTAAGAAGGATTTGAAGGTTGTGATGGAGGAACAAACTGAAAATCTGGAAGACGTGGTGGTGACGGGTATCTTTACTCGTAAGAAAGAAGGGTTCACGGGATCAGCAACACGGGTTTCTAGGGATGAGATTAAACGAATGACTTCCGGTAATGTCTTGAAGGCGTTAGAGATGTTAGATCCCGGTTTTAGGATGAATGCGAGTAATCTGGCCGGTTCGAATCCAAATGCAATACCGGATTTTCAAATGCGAGGGCAAGCTAGCATGGGTAATTACCAGAGTGATGACGTGGTTGTGTTGCGTGGAGATGTAAATACTCGTCCGAATCAACCGTTGTTCGTGTTGGATGGAGTGATTGGCGTGGATGCAACTACGATCATGGATCTTGACCCAGAACAAGTGGAATCAATTACATTGTTGAAGGATGCGGCTGCGACGGTTATTTATGGTTCAGAGGCTGCCAATGGAGTGGTAGTCGTGGAAACAAGAGCCCCGCTACCGGGAAAACTACGCTTCACGTATAATGGTAATTACGAACTGGAATGGCCGGATTTGAATGTTTATGATATGATGAATGCGAAAGAGAAGCTGGAAATAGAGGAGTTGGCGGGGTATTATGATCAAAAGGATAACTTGGGATTGATGAATTATTATAATAATCTTCGCCAGGAGGTGATGCGGGGTGTGAATACCTATTGGTTGGCAGAACCAGTGAAGACTGCTTTTTCTCATAGACATGGTTTGACTGTGGAAGGGGGAGACCATACGTTGCGTTATAAAATTTATCTGGGAGCCAAATGGGCACCCGGTATTATGAAAGAAACGGATTTAAATACTAAAACAGGAAAGATTGATTTGAATTATCGTAATAATAAAATTTTGATTAATAATCAATTGACTGTGGATTATTCAAATGGTACTAGGGTTTCTCCTTATGGAAGTTTTCAAGATTACACGAAAATAAATCCTTATTATCGTAAGACTGATGAACATGGAAATATTAAGCAAGTATTGGATGATCATAGTATTGGTGATAATTATGAATTTGTCGCTTATTATGGTACGCCAACTTTAAATCCTTTGTGGAATGCACAGTTTGATTCAAAGAATGAAAGCCGGAATTTTGAACTTCGGGAGGCTTTAAAATTGGAGTACTTGCCATTTGAGAATTTCCGTTTAAGTTTGGATTTTACGCTAACTCGGAAGGATGGAACGGTAGAGGTGTTTAACTCTGCCCAGCATAATGACTTCTTTCTTGAGGAAGACCCGGCTAAAAAAGGATTGTATGAATGGACTAAAACAGAGGGAACTCAATATAGATTAAGTTTGTCGGGAGCGTATACTAAAGGGTTGGGTGATCATTTGTTGACAGCTTATTTGCGATATAGTGTGAATGAAAATTCTACAAAATCGACTACATTGTCCATGAAGGGATTTCCGAATGATAAGTTGAGTGAAGTGTATATGGGAACGGAATACAAGAACACATCAGGAAGCGAGAGTGTTGCTCGATCTTTAGCTTTCGTGATGACCTTGAATTATGCTTATAAACAACGTTATGCTTTTGATTATAGTATGAGTGTCAATGCATCTTCAGAGTTTGGAAAAAATAACCGTTATGCCCCGTTCTGGTCTGCCGGAGTACGTTGGAATGCAGAAAAAGAACCTTTTATTAATAACTTAGGTATTTTTGATGAATTGGTGGTGAGGGGGACTTACGGTATTACGGGATCTCAGGGATTTACTCCTTATCAGTCTTTACAGATGTATACGTATTCTAATTTGATGAAAACTTACAAGAGTTCGGATGTGGTGGGGACGGAGATATACGGTTTGGGAAATCCGGATTTAAAATGGCAACAGACAGAAAATTATAATGCATCATTGGATTTTACCATGTTTAATAATATTCTGAGTGCAAGATTCGAGTACTACGAGAAATATACGAAAAATACGTTGTTGGATTACACGATGGCTCCGTCTGTCGGATTCCCGACAATGAAAGAGAATTTGGGAAGAATTTCTAATAAGGGATATGAGGTGACGTTACGTTTAATGCCATATAGTGATCCTGCAAGACAAGCTTATTGGAACGTGATTTTTACCGGTTCTCATAATAAATCACGGATAGAGGAAATTTCTAATGCCTTGAAAGTGATGAATGAAAAACAAATGGAAATTGCGGATGAGGTTGAAGACCCGTACGTTACCGGTTTAGAAGATAAACGTAAAAAACGTCCCTTACCCCGTTATGAGAACGGTTATTCTCAAACTACGATTTGGGCGGTTCGCTCGATGGGTATAGATCCACAATCCGGTAGGGAGGTATTTTTGACTAGAGATGGTCAACTGACAAATGAATATTCTGCAATTGACCAAGTCCCGGTTGGAGATACTGAACCTAAATTTCAGGGTTCTGTTTCAACGACATTTACCTATAAAGGGTTTAGTTTAACGCTTGCCGGTCAATATCATTGGGGGGGCCAGACTTTTAACCAGACGCTGATAGATAAGGTGGAAAATGCTAACTTACGAATGAATGCGGATCGGAGAGCTCTGTATAGTCGATGGAAAAATCCTGGGGATCAGGTGTTTTTTAAGGCAATAGATGGAGATATTGCTAAGATGGATACAAAGGAGAGTTCGCGTTTCGTGATGGATGATAATGAATTTTATTTTTCAACTATAAATTTATCCTATCGATTGGACGGGCAGAAATGTGATTGGCTTAAACGGGTAGGGATTAGTGCTGCGACAATTGGAGTGTATATGGAAGATATTTGTCGGTTCTCGTCGATTAAGATGGAACGAGGAATTGACTATCCTTTCTCTCGTCAAGTGTCCATGTCGTTGAATGTAACTTTTTAA
- a CDS encoding RagB/SusD family nutrient uptake outer membrane protein codes for MKKYIVSICLGMFLFASCSNWLDVKPKTTVEEEEVFSRELGFKEALTGAYIKMASTDLYARNLSYGFLDILGQRYQINAVANYENPLWYTFPSTYTESYTEAIWSKMYNVIANLNNLLYYCDKNRDVFTTEHYYEIIKGEALGLRAFLHFDLLRMFGPIYKDNPTAKRIAYRTEFNQEPKEMQPSNVVVDSVIADLKRAEILLTKTDPLNFEFPKTEDGNGGTGKDGFLEYRHKRMNLYAVKAMLARVYLYAGNKTEAVNYANQVIDGKYFDLIGDATDVLRSKEIVFSVYVDKFDQQVTDITNGTSYLIVKESFLNEMFDVANDGTNDLRIREGVGFDYGTNGIKMRKYKQENLWASTEGTVVLIRLSEMYYILAECAATPGEAAEFLNKVRNIRGVDPVVCTEANRLDEIEKEYRKEFYGEGQLFFFYKRHAYTTFLHSPVNQMAESNYMFSWPDNETLFGKTN; via the coding sequence ATGAAAAAGTATATAGTTAGCATTTGTTTAGGAATGTTCTTGTTTGCCTCCTGTTCTAATTGGTTAGATGTAAAACCGAAGACGACGGTGGAAGAAGAAGAGGTTTTTAGCCGGGAATTAGGTTTTAAAGAAGCTTTAACCGGTGCGTATATAAAGATGGCGTCAACTGATTTGTATGCCAGAAATTTGAGTTATGGTTTCTTGGATATATTGGGACAACGTTACCAGATTAATGCAGTGGCAAATTATGAGAATCCCCTGTGGTATACATTTCCATCTACATACACGGAAAGTTACACGGAAGCGATTTGGTCGAAGATGTATAACGTGATCGCTAATTTGAATAATTTGTTGTACTACTGTGATAAAAACAGAGATGTGTTTACCACGGAACATTATTACGAAATTATTAAAGGGGAGGCTTTGGGTTTGAGAGCGTTTTTGCATTTTGATTTGTTACGGATGTTCGGACCGATATATAAAGACAACCCAACAGCAAAACGAATTGCTTATCGGACGGAGTTTAATCAGGAACCGAAGGAAATGCAACCTTCTAATGTAGTGGTGGATAGTGTTATTGCTGATTTGAAAAGAGCTGAAATCTTACTGACAAAAACAGATCCGTTGAATTTTGAATTTCCAAAAACAGAAGATGGGAATGGTGGAACGGGAAAAGATGGCTTTTTGGAGTATCGTCACAAGCGAATGAACTTGTATGCGGTGAAAGCGATGTTGGCGAGAGTCTACTTGTATGCAGGAAATAAGACGGAGGCGGTTAATTATGCGAATCAAGTTATTGACGGGAAGTATTTTGATCTGATCGGGGATGCTACAGATGTTTTACGTTCAAAAGAGATTGTGTTCTCTGTTTACGTGGACAAGTTTGATCAACAAGTGACGGATATAACCAATGGTACATCCTATTTGATCGTTAAGGAGAGTTTCTTGAATGAAATGTTTGATGTGGCTAATGATGGGACAAATGATTTGAGAATCAGAGAGGGTGTTGGATTTGATTACGGAACAAACGGAATCAAAATGCGGAAATATAAGCAAGAAAACTTATGGGCATCCACGGAAGGAACCGTTGTTTTAATACGTTTATCTGAAATGTATTACATTTTGGCGGAATGTGCGGCAACTCCGGGTGAAGCGGCTGAGTTCTTGAATAAAGTACGAAATATACGCGGGGTAGATCCGGTTGTTTGTACGGAAGCTAACAGATTGGATGAGATTGAAAAAGAGTACCGCAAGGAATTTTACGGGGAGGGGCAATTGTTTTTCTTCTACAAGCGTCATGCTTACACGACATTTTTGCATAGCCCCGTGAACCAAATGGCTGAAAGTAATTATATGTTCTCTTGGCCGGATAATGAAACTTTATTTGGTAAAACAAATTAA
- a CDS encoding DUF4843 domain-containing protein, translated as MKNMAIILQVLITLLFLQSCEEYEMVQYGEGNEINFMADYYLGKEKKPYWVDETEYLHYETNFGINPRGDSLLLDTLLVGVKISGVPADHPRKVAFTTKKLGDNTLEIVCPEEYYVPADTGVAVFKVLIKRPEKRNTEYSAYLTFDYEKSDFKAGTVERQTFELRVENSVNLELWGSSQEEWDGYYAMFFGDYSETKARYLITKYGGTVLNEWTMTNQFYDVLYSNGFYLDFEEYKADPDNAPLIDENTGEWIEIPDISELL; from the coding sequence ATGAAAAATATGGCAATTATATTACAGGTTTTAATCACGTTACTTTTTCTTCAGAGTTGTGAGGAATACGAGATGGTGCAATATGGAGAGGGAAACGAGATTAATTTTATGGCTGATTATTATTTAGGTAAAGAGAAGAAACCGTATTGGGTGGATGAAACAGAATATTTGCATTATGAGACAAATTTCGGGATTAATCCTCGTGGAGATTCTTTGTTATTGGATACTCTTCTGGTAGGGGTTAAAATAAGTGGAGTTCCTGCAGATCATCCTCGAAAGGTTGCGTTCACCACGAAAAAACTGGGTGATAATACATTGGAGATTGTATGCCCGGAGGAGTATTATGTTCCGGCAGACACGGGTGTTGCCGTGTTTAAAGTTTTGATAAAACGTCCGGAAAAACGAAATACAGAATATTCTGCATACCTGACTTTTGATTACGAGAAATCGGATTTTAAAGCGGGTACTGTTGAAAGACAAACTTTTGAATTGAGGGTAGAAAATTCTGTCAATTTGGAATTGTGGGGATCTTCTCAAGAAGAATGGGATGGATATTACGCGATGTTTTTTGGAGATTATAGCGAGACGAAAGCTCGTTATTTAATCACGAAATACGGGGGAACGGTATTGAATGAATGGACGATGACGAATCAATTTTATGATGTTCTTTACTCGAATGGCTTCTACCTGGATTTTGAAGAGTATAAAGCAGATCCTGATAATGCACCCTTGATAGATGAAAATACGGGTGAATGGATTGAGATTCCTGATATTTCAGAATTACTTTAA